A window of Hemitrygon akajei unplaced genomic scaffold, sHemAka1.3 Scf000046, whole genome shotgun sequence contains these coding sequences:
- the LOC140720757 gene encoding C-type lectin domain family 9 member A-like: MSALIIIVAGLSIHVSQIRQSKETCHQNYHELNSTLQSKLSALNSNLSDLKQMHSDLRHQFTEMETKYRSVNETKAQICELLTSRREQTCSKGWITNKDRCYYVSTFETSFRRAMQECSNRDSRLLEINSSDEASLVSHKLLYRNLAHWIGKCENGTVGLALLYNVSPGTSDCTDCEPHVRRHPCAGDRRFICEKSAPLFPDIPEKIQSLCQQPVEST; this comes from the exons tatcacagattcgtcagtctaaggAAACCTGTCACCAAAActaccatgagttaaactcaacccttcaatccaagctttctgcgctcaactctaatctgtccgatcttaaacaaatgcacagcgatctccgtcaccagttcactgagatggaaacgaagtacagatctgtcaacgaaaccaaggctcaaatctgtgaattgttgaccagcagaagag agcaaacgtGTTCCAAGGGTTGGATCACAAATAAAGACCGGTGTTATTATGTCTCGACGTTTGAAACATCTTTCCGCAGAGCGATGCAAGAATGTTCAAACCGTGATTcaaggctgctggaaatcaattcaagtgatgaagcg AGCCTTGTATCCCACAAACTTTTGTACCGAAACCTTGcacactggattggaaaatgcgaaaaCGG GACTGTGGGCTTGGCCctcctgtacaatgtgtcccCGGGGACGTCCGACTGCACAGACTGCGAGCCGCACGTAAGGAGGCACCCTTGTGCTGGTGATCGgcgtttcatctgcgagaagtcggCACCGTTGttcccggatattcctgaaaagatccagagtcTCTGCCAACAGCCAGTGGAGTCGACATGA